Proteins from a single region of Theobroma cacao cultivar B97-61/B2 chromosome 10, Criollo_cocoa_genome_V2, whole genome shotgun sequence:
- the LOC18585954 gene encoding uncharacterized protein At2g39910 has translation MSNSLPDLHSHLSQLAKPILDSLLKTPYTPEEATKISTKSTLESLLSTKSSVKDFSLACALLSSSRSSTHELLAWIPSDLSTAAEAAFSDLSKAYNDALPADEKINLAGHLMPEIVPVLKEKIKESSINKSDEEDEVSAASARAPVGFAILAAYQFRWFVSQVEYPNLGKMVNLVVPCALTCLDHWSPEVKGQGMISFIHVAKNVNAPELGWYGDVILDACCQNIASSDEIWQYVVEMSVLLVTCIQGDNPRSSWFEKMLNEMLSHLERQPRNKERCIAWLQFIEPIFNAIGLVLLAHFRRIFPLFFRWMHVDDETVLLVLKRVQTVIRLTWIRNTPYIDRLVDELIVLFKEAALRTARDEIRTDILDILIMLQQCKGQQFETAWDKHKDDPDLTTLARNLSSEPTLKEESDTSCVAVLGVRNC, from the exons ATGTCGAACTCACTCCCGGACCTCCATAGCCATCTCTCTCA atTAGCAAAGCCAATTCTCGACTCGCTCTTGAAAACGCCATATACTCCTGAAGAAGCCACAAAAATCTCCACCAAATCGACGCTGGAATCTCTCCTCTCGACAAAATCATCGGTCAAAGACTTCTCCTTAGCGTGCGCATTACTCTCCTCTTCTCGCTCCTCCACTCACGAGCTTCTCGCGTGGATCCCCAGCGACCTTTCCACCGCCGCCGAAGCAGCCTTTTCCGACCTCTCGAAAGCTTACAATGACGCCCTTCCGGCGGATGAGAAGATAAATTTGGCGGGGCATTTGATGCCGGAAATCGTGCCGGTTTTGAAGGAGAAGATTAAGGAGAGCTCGATTAATAAGAGTGATGAAGAAGACGAAGTTTCTGCCGCATCGGCTAGGGCTCCCGTGGGGTTCGCTATTTTGGCTGCTTATCAGTTTAGATGGTTCGTTTCTCAg gtTGAGTATCCAAATTTAGGTAAAATGGTTAATTTGGTTGTTCCTTGTGCATTGACTTGTCTTGATCACTGGTCACCCGAGGTGAAA GGGCAGGGGATGATTAGTTTCATACATGTAGCAAAAAATGTGAATGCACCTGAGCTTGGTTGGTATGGAGATGTGATTCTTGATGCCTGCTGCCAGAACATTGCTTCTAGTGATGAGATATGGCAGTATGTAGTGGAGATGTCGGTGCTACTCGTGACTTGCATTCAAGGAGATAATCCCCGTAGCTCATG GTTTGAGAAGATGCTAAATGAGATGTTGAGTCATTTAGAGCGGCAACCAAGGAATAAGGAGCGATGTATTGCATGGCTTCAATTTATTGAGCCAATCTTCAATGCTATTGGCCTTGTGTTATTAGCCCATTTTAGGCGCATTTTCCCACTTTTCTTCCGGTGGatgcatgttgatgatgaaaCAGTTCTACTG GTTCTCAAACGGGTCCAAACAGTTATTAGGTTAACATGGATACGGAACACACCATATATTGATAG ATTGGTAGATGAACTTATTGTATTATTCAAAGAAGCAGCACTGAGAACGGCACGTGATGAAATTAGAACAGATATTCTTGATATACTGATCATGCTTCAGCA ATGCAAAGGTCAACAGTTTGAAACAGCCTGGGACAAGCACAAAGATGATCCAGACTTGACCACCCTTGCCCGTAATCTATCAAGCGAACCAACGTTGAAAGAAGAGAGCGATACCAGCTGTGTGGCCGTCCTGGGGGTTCGGAACTGTTGA
- the LOC18585955 gene encoding probable sugar phosphate/phosphate translocator At3g11320 produces MKNQSKLFTIGLVTAWYSSNIGVLLLNKYLLSNYGFKYPIFLTMCHMTACSLLSYIAIAWMKMVPMQTIRSRVQFFKISALSLVFCVSVVFGNISLRFLPVSFNQAIGATTPFFTAVFAYLMTFKREAWLTYLTLVPVVTGVIIASGGEPSFHLFGFIMCVAATAARALKSVLQGILLSSEGEKLNSMNLLLYMAPIAVVFLLPATLIMEENVVGITLALARDDIKIIWYLLFNSALAYFVNLTNFLVTKHTSALTLQVLGNAKGAVAVVVSILIFRNPVSVTGMLGYSLTVFGVILYSEAKKRSK; encoded by the exons ATGAAGAACCAATCGAAATTGTTCACGATCGGGCTGGTAACGGCCTGGTACTCGTCCAACATTGGTGTCTTGTTGTTAAACAAATATTTACTAAGCAATTACGGTTTCAAATACCCAATCTTTTTAACCATGTGCCACATGACAGCTTGTTCCTTGTTAAGCTACATCGCAATTGCATGGATGAAGATGGTTCCCATGCAGACCATTCGATCTAGGGTTCAGTTTTTCAAGATCTCGGCTTTGAGTTTGGTCTTTTGTGTGTCGGTGGTGTTTGGAAATATCTCTTTGAGGTTCCTGCCGGTTAGTTTCAACCAGGCTATTGGGGCTACGACGCCGTTTTTTACAGCAGTTTTCGCTTACTTGATGACATTCAAGAGGGAGGCTTGGCTTACTTATCTTACCCTTGTTCCTGTTGTCACTGGGGTTATCATTGCCAGTGGG GGTGAACCAAGTTTCCATCTATTTGGATTTATCATGTGCGTTGCAGCTACAGCTGCTAGAGCTCTCAAGTCAGTTTTACAAGGCATTTTGCTTTCTTCTGAAGG AGAGAAGCTGAATTCCATGAACCTCCTTCTCTACATGGCTCCAATAGCTGTTGTATTTCTACTTCCTGCAACACTCATTATGGAAGAAAATGTGGTTGGTATCACCCTTGCCCTTgccagagatgacatcaagatCATTTGGTATCTACTATTCAATTCAGCACTAGCATATTTTGTGAATTTGACCAACTTTTTGGTCACGAAACACACCAGCGCCCTGACTTTGCAG GTTCTAGGAAACGCAAAAGGAGCTGTAGCTGTGGtggtttcaattttaatttttagaaatcCAGTCTCTGTTACTGGGATGCTTGGTTATTCACTAACAGTCTTTGGGGTTATACTCTACAGTGAAGCCAAGAAACGAAGCAAATGA
- the LOC18585956 gene encoding 60S ribosomal protein L35a-1 has translation MVKGRQGERVRLYVRGTILGYKRSKSNQYTNTSLIQIEGVNSKEEVAWYCGKRMAYIYKAKVKKNGSHYRCIWGKVTRPHGNSGVIRAKFKSNLPPKSMGDKVRVFMYPSNI, from the exons ATGGTGAAGGGGCGCCAAGGAGAGCGAGTCAG ACTCTATGTAAGAGGAACCATCTTGGGTTACAAGAG GTCGAAGTCGAACCAGTATACAAACACTTCATTGATCCAGATTGAGGGAGTTAACAGCAAGGAGGAAGTAGCTTGGTACTGTGGCAAGCGAATGGCCTACATTTACAAGGCTAAGGTGAAGAAGAATGGCTCACACTATCGTTGCATTTGGGGAAAGGTTACTAGACCTCATGGTAACAGTGGCGTTATTCGTGCTAAGTTCAAGTCTAACCTTCCCCCTAAATCCATG GGAGATAAAGTTAGAGTCTTCATGTACCCCAGCAATATATGA
- the LOC18585957 gene encoding putative disease resistance protein At1g50180, translated as MAEAIVFLAIERIADLLIHEALFLNDVRQEVESLKAELERMKSFLKDVDRKQEQDERLRTRVREIRDLAYDAEDVIDSYILEVAHRGGFHEIIKRFTTLSTHKVGKQVRAIQNKLGDISRTLPAYGISGGGGGSNSTDEMQRRLRRSYPHVEEDDVVSLELSTRDVIDQLMKKEDRLHVVSIVGMGGIGKTTLAKRLYNHNDVKRHFDCCAWVFISQQCLPREVFHGVLMKVLSPSRKERKLIDKLKEDELVEKLYDVLKEKRYLVVLDDIWSYKDWDSLKPAFPKGQEGSKLLLTTRKKKVALLVDPCSSPVELPLLTDDESWKLFKRKAFSENKMEAHACSKEFEMLGKEMLKKCGGLPLAIVVLGGLLATKKSWNEWEMVQKNINAYLNKDQRQEYGGVTEILALSYNELPFHLKPCFLYLGHYPEDLEISKKELVRLWIAEGFISPSLGGGEMLMEDVAEQYLEELTNRCLVQVGRRNHTGASVKTCYIHDLLRDLCVSKAREENFFGIVQPSMNGNENCSLDLTVAAVSKMRRIVVHPSKRYVSLKGECPNLRSLLLFQDEELIRLRISKCNNFKFLRILKLLREVGSWIMPSAIGYLFHLRYLSLKCRKLVLPCSIGKLKNLHTLSIQVEFLVKIPNVLSKLERLRHFLLNYYHGFKKYGSHEWHEIKGFCQVNTLENIETMKYIRVENLTKNNALLKLTNIRSLGIQFMRSKDVETILRSPSFGLDRLRSLHMRLEEPIPFPTLEQLSQCHHLYKLFLHGRIQEDPRSSHHVLKFLPTNICKLTLWESHINQDPMPVLEKLPHLRILCLGSSSYRGTKMSCSANGFPQLDSLHIYSLDLKEWQMEVGAMPCLRSLHLTCVPRMKMFPEGLRYITTLQEMKLKGMRKSLVKRIQVIEGREGEDFYKVRHILSIRIIDTWIR; from the coding sequence ATGGCTGAGGCTATCGTCTTTCTTGCCATTGAAAGAATCGCAGATTTACTCATTCATGAAGCCCTTTTCTTGAATGATGTGAGACAAGAAGTTGAGAGCCTAAAGGCTGAACTAGAGCGGATGAAGAGCTTCTTGAAAGATGTAGACCGTAAGCAGGAACAAGATGAACGTCTTCGCACTCGGGTGAGAGAAATCAGGGATCTTGCTTATGATGCTGAAGATGTTATAGACTCTTATATTCTTGAAGTTGCACATCGAGGAGGCTTCCATGAGATCATCAAGAGGTTTACAACACTTTCCACTCACAAAGTTGGGAAGCAGGTCAGAGCTATTCAAAACAAGCTTGGGGACATCTCGAGAACTCTTCCGGCTTATGGGATATCAGGAGGAGGAGGGGGCTCTAATTCTACTGATGAGATGCAGCGCCGGTTAAGAAGATCGTACCCACATGTTGAAGAAGATGATGTTGTCAGCTTGGAGCTTAGCACAAGGGATGTTATCGATCAATTAATGAAGAAAGAGGACAGACTCCATGTTGTTTCCATAGTGGGCATGGGAGGCATAGGTAAGACCACTCTTGCAAAGAGGCTATATAATCACAATGATGTGAAAAGACATTTTGATTGTTGTGCTTGGGTTTTCATATCCCAACAATGCTTGCCAAGAGAGGTTTTCCATGGAGTCTTGATGAAGGTTCTTTCTCCTTCtcgaaaagaaagaaagctaaTCGATAAACTCAAAGAGGATGAATTGGTTGAAAAGCTTTATGATGTTTTAAAAGAGAAACGATATTTGGTGGTTCTCGATGATATATGGAGTTACAAAGATTGGGATAGTCTTAAACCTGCTTTTCCCAAAGGGCAAGAAGGAAGCAAGCTCTTATTAACAACACGCAAGAAGAAAGTTGCTCTGCTTGTTGATCCATGCAGCTCCCCAGTAGAGCTCCCACTTCTTACAGATGATGAGAGTTGGAAACTTTTCAAAAGGAAAGCATTCTCAGAAAATAAGATGGAGGCCCATGCTTGTTcaaaagaatttgagatgtTAGGAAAGGAGATGTTGAAGAAATGTGGAGGTTTACCTCTAGCAATTGTTGTATTGGGAGGCTTACTTGCAACAAAGAAGTCATGGAATGAGTGGGAGATGGTGCAAAAAAACATCAATGCATACTTGAACAAGGACCAGCGACAAGAGTATGGCGGAGTTACTGAGATTTTGGCTTTAAGCTACAATGAGTTGCCCTTTCATTTAAAACCATGTTTTTTATATCTTGGTCATTATCCAGAAGATTTAGagatttcaaaaaaagaattagTTAGACTATGGATTGCTGAAGGTTTTATTTCTCCATCACTGGGAGGAGGAGAAATGTTGATGGAGGATGTAGCTGAACAATACCTAGAAGAGCTAACAAATAGATGTTTGGTTCAAGTTGGTAGAAGGAATCATACAGGGGCAAGTGTGAAGACATGTTATATTCATGATCTCTTAAGAGATTTGTGTGTGTCAAAAGCTCGAGAGGAGAATTTCTTTGGAATTGTTCAGCCGTCGATGAATGGAAACGAGAATTGTTCTCTCGATCTAACTGTTGCTGCTGTATCCAAGATGCGTAGAATTGTTGTTCATCCTAGCAAAAGGTATGTTTCCTTGAAGGGAGAATGTCCCAACTTACGttctcttttactctttcaaGATGAGGAATTGATAAGACTACGCATATCAAAAtgcaataattttaaattcctAAGGATCTTGAAACTCTTAAGAGAGGTTGGTTCATGGATTATGCCAAGTGCAATTGGTTATCTCTTTCATTTAAGGTACTTGAGTTTAAAATGCAGGAAGTTGGTCTTGCCATGTTCTATTGGCAAATTGAAGAATTTACACACTTTATCAATCCAAGTGGAatttttagtgaaaattcctAATGTCTTGTCTAAGTTGGAACGCCTGAGGCATTTTCTACTAAACTACTACCATGGATTCAAAAAGTATGGATCCCACGAGTGGCATGAAATAAAAGGGTTTTGCCAAGTAAACACTTTGGAAAATATTGAAACTATGAAGTACATAAGGGTTGAGAATTTGACTAAAAACAATGCACTGCTCAAGCTGACAAATATTCGGAGTTTAGGAATACAGTTTATGAGATCAAAAGATGTTGAGACTATCCTAAGATCCCCTAGCTTTGGATTAGACCGCCTTCGATCATTGCACATGAGGTTAGAGGAACCAATTCCATTTCCAACATTGGAGCAACTTTCTCAATGTCACCACCTCTACAAACTATTCTTACATGGGAGAATACAGGAAGACCCACGTTCGAGCCATCatgttttgaaatttcttcCGACCAACATCTGCAAGTTAACTTTGTGGGAGTCGCACATTAATCAAGACCCAATGCCTGTACTAGAAAAGCTACCTCATTTGAGGATTCTCTGCTTAGGGTCTTCATCATATAGGGGGACTAAAATGTCTTGCTCTGCTAATGGGTTTCCTCAACTTGATTCTCTTCACATATATTCATTAGATTTAAAAGAGTGGCAAATGGAAGTAGGGGCAATGCCATGTCTTCGTAGCTTACATTTGACTTGTGTTCCTCGCATGAAGATGTTTCCAGAAGGGTTGAGGTATATCACTACTCTTCaggaaatgaaattaaaagggATGAGGAAATCACTGGTAAAGAGGATTCAAGTTATAGAGGGAAGGGAAGGCGAGGATTTTTATAAAGTGCGCCATATACTCTCCATCCGGATCATTGACACGTGGATTCGCTGA
- the LOC18585959 gene encoding putative disease resistance protein At1g50180 isoform X2, which produces MAESIVSLTIERIADLLIHEALFLNDVKEEVESLKGELERMKSFLKDVDRKQEQDERLRTRVREIRDLAYDAEDVIDSYILKVANRGGFCTIIKRFTTLSSTHKIGNEVNTILTKLENISKTLLVFGISREGEGSNSAAEMQHRLRRSYPHVEEDDVVSLEVSTRDVMDQLMKKEDRLHVVSIVGMGGIGKTTLAKKVYNHNDVKKHFDCCAWVFISQQCKPREVLHGVLIKILSPSIKDRELIDKLKEDELVEKLYDVLKDKRYLVVFDDIWRYEDWDSLKPAFPKGNEGSKLLFTTRNKEVAMLADPRSSPIELSLLTGDESGKLFKRKAFPENKMESHACSKEFETLGKEMLKKCGGLPLAIVVLGGLLATKKSWNEWEMVQKNINAHLNKVQQQEYGGVNGILALSYNELPFHLKPCFLYLGHYPEDSEISKKELIRLWIAEGFISPSLEGGEMLMEDVAEQYLEELINRCLVQVSRRGHRGTSVKTCRIHDLLRDLCVSKAQEENFFQIIQPPMNGNENRSLDLTVATVPKGRRIAVYLNERYLGIQCQGVDLPRSIGKLKNLHTLFIQVPGCSVKIPSVLSKLQRLRHLVLTGHWRNWPVKWPEIKRCSQGNSLKNIETSKYIRIENLTENNALLKLTNIQSLGIQFGRSEDVEAILKSPSFGLRRLRSLHMLLDGSIPFPELEQLSQCHHLSKLFLRGQIQEDPNSSHHVLEFLPTNICKLTLWQSLINEDPMPVLEKLPHLRILILKNSSYTGTKMSCSVNGFPQLDSLDIYGSNLAEWQIEEGAMPRLRSLYLVVVPGLKMVPEGLRYITTLQEMYLHGMNRSLVERIRVRDGREGEDFYKVRHVLSIGIF; this is translated from the exons ATGGCAGAGTCAATCGTCTCGCTTACCATTGAAAGAATTGCAGATTTACTCATTCATGAAGCCCTTTTCTTGAATGATGTGAAAGAAGAAGTTGAGAGCCTAAAGGGTGAACTGGAGCGGATGAAGAGCTTCTTGAAAGATGTGGACCGTAAGCAGGAACAAGATGAACGTCTCCGAACTCGGGTGAGGGAAATCAGAGATCTTGCTTATGATGCTGAAGATGTTATAGACTCTTATATTCTTAAAGTTGCAAATCGAGGAGGCTTCTGTACGATCATCAAGAGATTTACAACCCTTTCCAGTACTCACAAAATCGGGAATGAGGTCAATACTATTCTAACCAAGCTTGAGAATATCTCGAAAACTCTTCTGGTTTTTGGGATATCAAGGGAAGGAGAGGGCTCTAATTCTGCTGCTGAGATGCAGCACCGGTTAAGAAGATCGTACCCACATGTTGAAGAAGATGATGTTGTCAGCTTGGAGGTTAGCACAAGGGATGTTATGGATCAATTAATGAAGAAAGAGGATAGACTCCATGTTGTTTCCATAGTGGGCATGGGGGGCATAGGTAAGACCACTCTTGCCAAGAAAGTATATAACCACAATGATGTGAAGAAACATTTTGATTGTTGTGCTTGGGTTTTCATATCCCAACAATGCAAGCCAAGAGAGGTTCTCCATGGAGTCTTGATAAAGATTCTGTCTCCGTCAATAAAAGACAGAGAGTTAATCGATAAACTCAAAGAAGATGAATTGGTAGAAAAGCTTTATGATGTCTTGAAAGATAAACGATATTTGGTggtttttgatgatatatgGAGATATGAGGATTGGGACAGCCTTAAACCTGCTTTTCCCAAAGGAAATGAAGGAAGCAAGCTCTTATTCACAACACGCAATAAGGAAGTTGCTATGCTTGCTGATCCTCGTAGCTCGCCAATAGAGCTCTCACTTCTTACGGGCGATGAAAGTGGGAAGCTTTTCAAAAGGAAAGCATTTCCGGAAAATAAGATGGAGTCTCATGCTTGTTCAAAAGAATTTGAGACGTTAGGAAAGGAGATGTTGAAGAAATGTGGAGGTTTACCTCTTGCAATTGTTGTATTGGGAGGATTACTTGCAACAAAGAAGTCATGGAATGAGTGGGAGATGGTGCAAAAAAACATCAATGCTCACTTGAACAAGGTCCAACAACAAGAGTATGGTGGAGTTAATGGGATTTTGGCTTTAAGCTACAATGAGTTGCCCTTTCATTTAAAACCATGCTTTTTATATCTTGGTCATTATCCAGAAGATTCAGAGATTTCAAAGAAGGAATTAATTAGGTTATGGATTGCTGAAGGTTTTATTTCTCCATCATTGGAAGGAGGAGAAATGTTGATGGAGGATGTAGCTGAACAATACCTAGAAGAGCTAATAAATAGATGTTTGGTTCAAGTTAGCAGAAGGGGTCATAGAGGGACAAGTGTGAAAACATGTCGTATTCATGATCTCTTAAGAGACTTGTGTGTGTCAAAAGCTCAAGAGGAgaatttctttcaaattattcAACCACCGATGAATGGAAATGAGAATCGTTCTCTTGATCTAACCGTGGCGACAGTACCCAAGGGGCGCAGGATTGCTGTCTATCTTAACGAAAG GTATTTGGGTATTCAATGTCAAGGAGTGGATTTGCCACGTTCTATTGGCAAGTTGAAGAATTTACACACTTTATTTATCCAAGTTCCCGGTTGTTCAGTGAAAATTCCTAGTGTCTTATCCAAGTTGCAACGCTTGAGGCATCTTGTACTAACCGGCCATTGGAGAAACTGGCCGGTCAAATGGCCTGAAATAAAAAGGTGTTCCCAaggaaatagtttaaaaaatattgaaacttCGAAGTACATAAGGATTGAGAATTTGACTGAAAACAATGCATTGCTCAAGTTGACAAATATTCAGAGTTTAGGAATACAATTTGGGAGATCAGAAGACGTTGAGGCCATCCTAAAATCTCCTAGTTTTGGATTACGCCGCCTTCGCTCATTGCACATGTTGTTAGATGGATCAATTCCATTTCCAGAATTGGAGCAACTTTCTCAATGTCATCACCTCTCCAAACTATTCTTACGTGGGCAGATACAAGAAGACCCAAACTCGAGCCATCATGTTCTGGAATTTCTTCCAACAAACATTTGCAAGTTGACTTTGTGGCAATCGCTTATTAATGAGGATCCAATGCCTGTACTAGAAAAGCTGCCTCATCTGAGGATTCTTATCTTGAAGAACTCATCATATACGGGAACTAAAATGTCTTGCTCTGTCAATGGGTTTCCTCAACTTGATTCTCTTGATATCTATGGATCAAATTTAGCAGAGTGGCAAATAGAAGAAGGGGCAATGCCACGTCTTCGTAGTTTATATTTGGTTGTTGTTCCTGGCTTGAAGATGGTTCCAGAAGGGTTGAGGTATATTACTACTCTTCAGGAAATGTATTTACATGGTATGAACAGATCATTGGTAGAGAGGATTCGAGTTAGAGATGGAAGGGAAGGAGAGGATTTTTATAAAGTGCGCCATGTACTCTCCATCGGAATATTTTAG
- the LOC18585959 gene encoding probable disease resistance protein At1g58602 isoform X1, with amino-acid sequence MAESIVSLTIERIADLLIHEALFLNDVKEEVESLKGELERMKSFLKDVDRKQEQDERLRTRVREIRDLAYDAEDVIDSYILKVANRGGFCTIIKRFTTLSSTHKIGNEVNTILTKLENISKTLLVFGISREGEGSNSAAEMQHRLRRSYPHVEEDDVVSLEVSTRDVMDQLMKKEDRLHVVSIVGMGGIGKTTLAKKVYNHNDVKKHFDCCAWVFISQQCKPREVLHGVLIKILSPSIKDRELIDKLKEDELVEKLYDVLKDKRYLVVFDDIWRYEDWDSLKPAFPKGNEGSKLLFTTRNKEVAMLADPRSSPIELSLLTGDESGKLFKRKAFPENKMESHACSKEFETLGKEMLKKCGGLPLAIVVLGGLLATKKSWNEWEMVQKNINAHLNKVQQQEYGGVNGILALSYNELPFHLKPCFLYLGHYPEDSEISKKELIRLWIAEGFISPSLEGGEMLMEDVAEQYLEELINRCLVQVSRRGHRGTSVKTCRIHDLLRDLCVSKAQEENFFQIIQPPMNGNENRSLDLTVATVPKGRRIAVYLNERYVSLNGKCLSLRSLLLFQDEGLIRLHISKCINFRFLRVLKLLRKNDFWTLSSEIGNLCHLRYLGIQCQGVDLPRSIGKLKNLHTLFIQVPGCSVKIPSVLSKLQRLRHLVLTGHWRNWPVKWPEIKRCSQGNSLKNIETSKYIRIENLTENNALLKLTNIQSLGIQFGRSEDVEAILKSPSFGLRRLRSLHMLLDGSIPFPELEQLSQCHHLSKLFLRGQIQEDPNSSHHVLEFLPTNICKLTLWQSLINEDPMPVLEKLPHLRILILKNSSYTGTKMSCSVNGFPQLDSLDIYGSNLAEWQIEEGAMPRLRSLYLVVVPGLKMVPEGLRYITTLQEMYLHGMNRSLVERIRVRDGREGEDFYKVRHVLSIGIF; translated from the coding sequence ATGGCAGAGTCAATCGTCTCGCTTACCATTGAAAGAATTGCAGATTTACTCATTCATGAAGCCCTTTTCTTGAATGATGTGAAAGAAGAAGTTGAGAGCCTAAAGGGTGAACTGGAGCGGATGAAGAGCTTCTTGAAAGATGTGGACCGTAAGCAGGAACAAGATGAACGTCTCCGAACTCGGGTGAGGGAAATCAGAGATCTTGCTTATGATGCTGAAGATGTTATAGACTCTTATATTCTTAAAGTTGCAAATCGAGGAGGCTTCTGTACGATCATCAAGAGATTTACAACCCTTTCCAGTACTCACAAAATCGGGAATGAGGTCAATACTATTCTAACCAAGCTTGAGAATATCTCGAAAACTCTTCTGGTTTTTGGGATATCAAGGGAAGGAGAGGGCTCTAATTCTGCTGCTGAGATGCAGCACCGGTTAAGAAGATCGTACCCACATGTTGAAGAAGATGATGTTGTCAGCTTGGAGGTTAGCACAAGGGATGTTATGGATCAATTAATGAAGAAAGAGGATAGACTCCATGTTGTTTCCATAGTGGGCATGGGGGGCATAGGTAAGACCACTCTTGCCAAGAAAGTATATAACCACAATGATGTGAAGAAACATTTTGATTGTTGTGCTTGGGTTTTCATATCCCAACAATGCAAGCCAAGAGAGGTTCTCCATGGAGTCTTGATAAAGATTCTGTCTCCGTCAATAAAAGACAGAGAGTTAATCGATAAACTCAAAGAAGATGAATTGGTAGAAAAGCTTTATGATGTCTTGAAAGATAAACGATATTTGGTggtttttgatgatatatgGAGATATGAGGATTGGGACAGCCTTAAACCTGCTTTTCCCAAAGGAAATGAAGGAAGCAAGCTCTTATTCACAACACGCAATAAGGAAGTTGCTATGCTTGCTGATCCTCGTAGCTCGCCAATAGAGCTCTCACTTCTTACGGGCGATGAAAGTGGGAAGCTTTTCAAAAGGAAAGCATTTCCGGAAAATAAGATGGAGTCTCATGCTTGTTCAAAAGAATTTGAGACGTTAGGAAAGGAGATGTTGAAGAAATGTGGAGGTTTACCTCTTGCAATTGTTGTATTGGGAGGATTACTTGCAACAAAGAAGTCATGGAATGAGTGGGAGATGGTGCAAAAAAACATCAATGCTCACTTGAACAAGGTCCAACAACAAGAGTATGGTGGAGTTAATGGGATTTTGGCTTTAAGCTACAATGAGTTGCCCTTTCATTTAAAACCATGCTTTTTATATCTTGGTCATTATCCAGAAGATTCAGAGATTTCAAAGAAGGAATTAATTAGGTTATGGATTGCTGAAGGTTTTATTTCTCCATCATTGGAAGGAGGAGAAATGTTGATGGAGGATGTAGCTGAACAATACCTAGAAGAGCTAATAAATAGATGTTTGGTTCAAGTTAGCAGAAGGGGTCATAGAGGGACAAGTGTGAAAACATGTCGTATTCATGATCTCTTAAGAGACTTGTGTGTGTCAAAAGCTCAAGAGGAgaatttctttcaaattattcAACCACCGATGAATGGAAATGAGAATCGTTCTCTTGATCTAACCGTGGCGACAGTACCCAAGGGGCGCAGGATTGCTGTCTATCTTAACGAAAGGTATGTTTCCTTGAATGGAAAATGTCTAAGCTTACGttctcttttactctttcaaGATGAGGGATTGATAAGGCTACACATATCAAAATGCATTAATTTTAGATTCCTAAGAGTGTTGAAACTcttgagaaaaaatgatttttggaCTCTATCAAGTGAAATTGGTAATCTGTGTCATTTAAGGTATTTGGGTATTCAATGTCAAGGAGTGGATTTGCCACGTTCTATTGGCAAGTTGAAGAATTTACACACTTTATTTATCCAAGTTCCCGGTTGTTCAGTGAAAATTCCTAGTGTCTTATCCAAGTTGCAACGCTTGAGGCATCTTGTACTAACCGGCCATTGGAGAAACTGGCCGGTCAAATGGCCTGAAATAAAAAGGTGTTCCCAaggaaatagtttaaaaaatattgaaacttCGAAGTACATAAGGATTGAGAATTTGACTGAAAACAATGCATTGCTCAAGTTGACAAATATTCAGAGTTTAGGAATACAATTTGGGAGATCAGAAGACGTTGAGGCCATCCTAAAATCTCCTAGTTTTGGATTACGCCGCCTTCGCTCATTGCACATGTTGTTAGATGGATCAATTCCATTTCCAGAATTGGAGCAACTTTCTCAATGTCATCACCTCTCCAAACTATTCTTACGTGGGCAGATACAAGAAGACCCAAACTCGAGCCATCATGTTCTGGAATTTCTTCCAACAAACATTTGCAAGTTGACTTTGTGGCAATCGCTTATTAATGAGGATCCAATGCCTGTACTAGAAAAGCTGCCTCATCTGAGGATTCTTATCTTGAAGAACTCATCATATACGGGAACTAAAATGTCTTGCTCTGTCAATGGGTTTCCTCAACTTGATTCTCTTGATATCTATGGATCAAATTTAGCAGAGTGGCAAATAGAAGAAGGGGCAATGCCACGTCTTCGTAGTTTATATTTGGTTGTTGTTCCTGGCTTGAAGATGGTTCCAGAAGGGTTGAGGTATATTACTACTCTTCAGGAAATGTATTTACATGGTATGAACAGATCATTGGTAGAGAGGATTCGAGTTAGAGATGGAAGGGAAGGAGAGGATTTTTATAAAGTGCGCCATGTACTCTCCATCGGAATATTTTAG